A genomic region of Mycolicibacterium poriferae contains the following coding sequences:
- a CDS encoding LutB/LldF family L-lactate oxidation iron-sulfur protein, whose product MTFLGMPGSGNLRGDEPFPTAARRALRDTQMRRNVGHATHTIRTKRLGAVSECADWEELREAGGEIKDDVLARLPELLEELEANVTARGGVVHWARDAREANAIVTSLVRATGADEVVKVKSMATQEIGLNEHLEAHGITAVETDLAELIVQLGRDKPSHILVPAIHRNRAEIREIFTREMPDAGELTDDPRVLAMAARRHLRRKFLSAKVAVSGANFGVAETGTLAVVESEGNGRMCLTLPRTLITVMGIEKVVPTFADLEVFMQLLPRSSTAERMNPYTSMWTGVHPGDGPAEFHLILLDNGRTRVLADRVGRDALKCIRCSACLNVCPVYERTGGHAYGSIYPGPIGAILSPQLTGTTGHHDPNASLPYASSLCGACFDACPVRIDIPSILVHLRAAQVDSERGGMPGGEQAAMTAAAWAMSSPRRFALAEKALSAGRLMAGSDHRITALPWPASRWTASRDLPEPPPETFRQWWARTRGRHSR is encoded by the coding sequence ATGACGTTCCTGGGCATGCCCGGCAGCGGGAATCTCCGCGGTGACGAGCCGTTCCCCACGGCCGCGCGCCGGGCACTGCGGGACACCCAGATGCGGCGCAACGTCGGCCATGCGACCCACACGATCCGTACCAAAAGGCTTGGCGCAGTAAGCGAGTGTGCTGACTGGGAAGAACTGCGCGAGGCCGGCGGCGAGATCAAGGACGATGTGCTGGCCCGGTTGCCCGAACTGCTCGAAGAACTCGAGGCCAACGTGACCGCGCGCGGGGGAGTGGTGCACTGGGCGCGAGACGCCCGCGAGGCGAACGCGATCGTCACCTCCCTGGTCCGCGCCACCGGCGCCGACGAGGTGGTCAAGGTCAAATCCATGGCCACCCAGGAGATCGGCCTCAACGAACACCTCGAAGCGCACGGCATCACCGCCGTGGAAACCGATCTGGCCGAGCTGATCGTGCAGCTCGGCCGCGACAAGCCCAGCCACATCCTGGTTCCGGCCATCCACCGCAACCGCGCCGAGATCCGCGAGATCTTCACCCGGGAGATGCCCGATGCCGGTGAGCTGACCGACGACCCCCGAGTGCTGGCGATGGCCGCCCGGCGTCACCTGCGCCGAAAATTCCTCTCGGCCAAGGTCGCGGTCAGCGGCGCCAACTTCGGGGTCGCCGAGACCGGCACGCTGGCGGTGGTCGAGTCCGAGGGCAACGGCCGGATGTGCCTGACTCTGCCGCGCACGCTGATCACCGTGATGGGGATCGAGAAGGTGGTGCCCACCTTCGCCGACCTCGAGGTGTTCATGCAGCTGCTACCCCGGTCGTCGACCGCCGAGCGGATGAACCCGTACACCTCGATGTGGACCGGCGTGCACCCCGGCGACGGCCCGGCCGAGTTCCACCTGATCCTGCTCGACAACGGCCGCACCAGGGTGCTCGCCGACCGGGTGGGTCGCGACGCGCTCAAATGCATCCGCTGCAGCGCGTGCCTGAACGTGTGTCCGGTGTACGAGCGCACCGGCGGGCACGCCTACGGGTCGATCTATCCCGGCCCGATCGGCGCCATTCTCAGTCCGCAGCTGACCGGCACCACCGGTCACCACGACCCGAACGCGTCGCTGCCGTACGCGTCATCGCTGTGCGGGGCGTGTTTCGACGCCTGCCCGGTGCGCATCGACATCCCGTCGATCCTGGTTCATCTGCGAGCCGCTCAGGTCGACAGCGAACGCGGCGGCATGCCAGGCGGCGAGCAGGCCGCGATGACGGCGGCGGCGTGGGCGATGTCGTCGCCGCGCCGGTTCGCGCTCGCCGAGAAGGCGTTGTCGGCCGGCCGGCTCATGGCCGGCAGCGATCACCGGATCACCGCCCTGCCCTGGCCGGCCTCACGCTGGACCGCCAGCCGCGATCTGCCCGAACCCCCACCCGAGACCTTCCGGCAGTGGTGGGCCCGCACCCGGGGACGGCATTCGCGATGA
- a CDS encoding heavy metal translocating P-type ATPase, which translates to MPVATLDRARVQLDVSGMSCASCAARVQTALNKLPEVRASVNFGTRVATIEAPAGIDDTVLCDVVRKAGCDASPREAGTARIDDPDADHARSLMLRLAVAAVLFVPLADLSVMFAVVPSTRFTGWQWVLTALAAPVVLWAAWPFHRKALRMARHGGASMETLISVGILSASVWSLYTVFSSDHTVTATGIWQALVGSDAIYFEVAAGVTVFVLAGRYFEARAKSKAGSALRALAELSAKDVTLLLADGSELVIPTDELAEQHRFVVRPGQTIAADGLVVEGSAAVDMSAMTGEAKPQRVHPGDQVIGGTIVLDGRLVVEAAAVGADTRFAGMVRLVEEAQAQKADAQRLADRVSAVFVPCVFVIAALTAVGWLLAGGGANQAVSAALAVLVIACPCALGLATPTAMMVASGRGAQLGIFLKGHRALEATRAVDTVVFDKTGTLTTGRLTVSAVTAEQGWDGEEVLALAAAVEAASEHAVALAISASAPRHAEVEDFRSTPGRGVSGVVGGRAVRVGKPAWIASSGLSPTLTAARRTAESRGETVVFVEVDGQPCGAVAVSDTVKDSAADAVATLHARGLRTVLLTGDNAASAGAVAARVGIDEVIADVLPDGKVDVIEQLREQGRVVAMVGDGINDGPALACADLGMAIGRGTDVAISAADVVLVRDDLTTVPVALGLAAATMRTIKVNLVWAFGYNVAAIPIAAAGLLNPLIAGAAMAFSSFFVVSNSLRLRNFSSVPHHR; encoded by the coding sequence GTGCCGGTTGCCACGTTGGACCGCGCGCGGGTCCAGCTCGACGTGTCGGGCATGTCGTGCGCGTCCTGCGCCGCCCGGGTCCAGACAGCGTTGAACAAGCTGCCCGAGGTGCGTGCCTCGGTGAACTTCGGCACCCGGGTGGCGACCATCGAGGCGCCGGCCGGCATCGACGACACGGTTTTGTGTGATGTCGTGCGCAAAGCCGGCTGCGACGCGTCTCCCCGCGAGGCCGGTACGGCCCGGATCGATGACCCCGACGCCGACCACGCCCGTAGCCTCATGCTGCGGTTGGCGGTCGCTGCGGTGCTGTTCGTGCCGCTGGCCGACCTGTCGGTGATGTTCGCCGTGGTCCCCAGCACCCGGTTCACCGGCTGGCAGTGGGTGTTGACCGCGTTGGCCGCGCCGGTCGTGTTGTGGGCGGCGTGGCCGTTCCACCGCAAGGCCCTGCGGATGGCCCGCCACGGCGGCGCGTCGATGGAGACGCTGATCTCGGTCGGCATCCTGTCGGCCTCGGTGTGGTCGCTGTACACGGTGTTCAGCAGTGACCACACCGTCACCGCGACCGGCATCTGGCAGGCCCTGGTCGGCAGCGACGCCATCTACTTCGAGGTCGCCGCCGGCGTGACGGTGTTCGTGCTGGCCGGGCGGTACTTCGAGGCCCGCGCCAAATCGAAGGCCGGCAGTGCGCTGCGCGCGCTGGCCGAGCTGAGCGCCAAGGACGTCACGCTGCTGCTGGCCGACGGTTCCGAGCTGGTGATCCCGACCGACGAACTCGCCGAACAGCACCGGTTCGTGGTCCGCCCCGGCCAGACGATTGCCGCCGACGGCCTGGTCGTCGAGGGGTCGGCGGCGGTCGACATGAGCGCGATGACCGGTGAGGCGAAGCCCCAGCGGGTACATCCCGGCGACCAGGTGATCGGCGGCACGATCGTGCTGGACGGCCGGCTCGTCGTCGAGGCCGCGGCCGTCGGCGCCGACACCCGCTTCGCGGGGATGGTGCGCCTGGTCGAAGAGGCGCAGGCGCAGAAGGCCGACGCGCAGCGGCTGGCCGACCGGGTGTCCGCGGTGTTCGTGCCGTGCGTCTTCGTGATCGCGGCGCTGACCGCCGTCGGCTGGCTGCTTGCCGGCGGCGGCGCCAACCAGGCCGTGTCCGCGGCGCTGGCGGTGCTCGTCATCGCCTGCCCGTGCGCGCTGGGTCTGGCCACCCCGACCGCGATGATGGTGGCCTCGGGGCGCGGCGCCCAGCTGGGCATCTTCTTGAAGGGCCATCGCGCGCTGGAGGCGACGCGGGCGGTGGACACCGTCGTGTTCGACAAGACCGGCACGCTGACCACGGGACGGCTGACCGTCAGCGCCGTCACCGCCGAGCAGGGCTGGGACGGCGAAGAGGTGCTCGCCCTGGCGGCCGCCGTGGAAGCCGCGTCCGAGCACGCCGTGGCGCTGGCCATCAGCGCATCGGCGCCGCGCCACGCTGAGGTCGAAGACTTCCGGTCGACTCCCGGCCGCGGCGTCTCCGGCGTCGTCGGGGGGCGCGCGGTGCGCGTCGGCAAGCCGGCGTGGATCGCGTCGTCGGGGCTGTCACCGACGTTGACCGCCGCCCGGCGCACCGCCGAGTCGCGCGGTGAGACGGTGGTGTTCGTCGAGGTCGACGGGCAGCCCTGCGGCGCCGTCGCGGTGTCGGACACGGTCAAGGACTCGGCGGCCGACGCGGTGGCCACGCTGCACGCCCGCGGCCTGCGAACCGTGCTGCTGACCGGTGACAACGCCGCGTCCGCGGGGGCTGTCGCAGCACGGGTGGGCATCGACGAGGTGATCGCCGACGTGCTGCCCGACGGCAAGGTCGACGTCATCGAGCAGCTTCGCGAGCAGGGCCGGGTGGTCGCGATGGTCGGCGACGGCATCAACGACGGCCCCGCTCTGGCCTGCGCCGATCTCGGCATGGCGATCGGGCGTGGCACCGACGTGGCGATCAGTGCGGCCGACGTCGTGCTGGTGCGCGACGACCTGACCACCGTGCCGGTCGCGTTGGGTCTGGCCGCGGCCACGATGCGCACCATCAAGGTCAACCTGGTGTGGGCGTTCGGCTACAACGTGGCCGCGATCCCGATTGCCGCGGCCGGTCTGCTGAACCCGTTGATCGCCGGCGCGGCGATGGCGTTCTCGTCGTTCTTCGTGGTGTCGAACAGCCTGCGGCTGCGCAACTTCAGCTCCGTCCCCCACCACCGTTGA
- a CDS encoding NAD(P)H-dependent oxidoreductase subunit E, whose translation MTTDIAAMLDAHGRDRTGLLDMLWEVQRRIGYISAAAAAAIADRLALSVEDVLETATFYHFFHTAPAGRHRIYLSNTVIAKMHRYDEVYAALERETGVRFGEPASPEFGLFETACIGLSDQEPAMLVDGVVFTDLTPESVGEIVAGLKGGSTAEELANPRGLPRDARAYVEALSGSTVHTTGPVFFRGETDHESLLARCRAQSSDEVIATLTASGLRGRGGAGFPTGIKWQTCRAAPGATKYIICNADEGEPGTFKDRALLTHEPDTVFAGMAIAAHAVGAAGADSAAVPVHGIVYLRAEYAYLADYLESRLAALRERGVLGHSVDGSGGFDIRIQLGAGAYICGDESALIESCEGKRGTPRLKPPFPVQRGYLGMPTVVNNVETFAAAAHIVDHGADWFAAMGVPGSTGTRLLSVSGDCAAPGIYEVEWGTTLRSVLDMIGAHDARAVQISGPSGEMLSVAADADRVLGYDDLSCNGSFMVFDGGRDLLDVVGDFMQFFVDESCGICVPCRAGNVLLRQKVALVADGQATSSDLDEMVAWGGVVAHTSRCGLGATSPNPILTTLTKFPEIYPVRPRATVADLLPSFDPEAELTDHAAAVAQLAPQESL comes from the coding sequence ATGACGACCGACATCGCAGCCATGCTCGACGCCCACGGCCGCGACCGCACCGGCCTGCTGGACATGCTGTGGGAGGTGCAGCGGCGCATCGGATACATCTCCGCCGCCGCCGCCGCGGCGATCGCCGACCGGCTCGCCCTGTCTGTCGAGGACGTGCTCGAGACCGCGACGTTCTACCACTTCTTCCACACCGCCCCGGCCGGCCGCCACCGAATCTATTTGAGCAACACGGTCATTGCCAAAATGCACCGTTATGACGAGGTGTATGCGGCGCTGGAACGCGAGACCGGGGTCCGGTTCGGCGAGCCCGCCTCCCCGGAGTTCGGGTTGTTCGAGACGGCGTGCATCGGGCTCAGCGACCAGGAGCCGGCGATGCTCGTCGACGGTGTCGTGTTCACCGACCTGACCCCGGAGTCCGTCGGAGAGATCGTCGCCGGCCTCAAGGGCGGCAGCACCGCCGAGGAGCTGGCCAACCCGCGTGGGCTGCCCCGGGATGCCCGGGCCTACGTCGAGGCGCTGTCGGGCAGCACCGTGCACACCACCGGCCCGGTGTTCTTCCGCGGCGAGACCGATCACGAAAGCTTGCTGGCACGATGCCGGGCACAGTCCTCCGACGAGGTGATCGCCACGCTCACCGCGTCCGGGTTGCGGGGCAGGGGAGGTGCAGGATTTCCCACCGGCATCAAGTGGCAGACCTGCCGGGCGGCGCCGGGGGCGACCAAATACATCATCTGCAACGCCGATGAAGGGGAACCGGGAACCTTCAAGGACCGGGCGCTGCTGACGCACGAACCCGACACGGTGTTCGCCGGGATGGCCATCGCCGCGCACGCCGTCGGCGCCGCCGGTGCCGACAGTGCCGCCGTCCCCGTCCACGGGATCGTCTACCTGCGAGCCGAATACGCTTACCTCGCCGACTACCTCGAGAGCCGGCTCGCCGCGCTGCGGGAACGCGGCGTCCTGGGCCACAGTGTCGATGGCTCCGGCGGCTTCGACATCCGGATCCAACTGGGAGCCGGCGCCTACATCTGCGGAGACGAGTCCGCACTCATCGAGTCGTGCGAAGGCAAGCGGGGCACCCCCCGGCTCAAACCGCCGTTCCCCGTCCAGCGCGGGTACCTGGGAATGCCGACGGTGGTCAACAACGTCGAGACCTTCGCCGCGGCGGCCCACATCGTGGACCACGGTGCGGACTGGTTCGCCGCGATGGGTGTCCCGGGCTCGACCGGCACCCGGCTGCTCAGCGTGTCCGGCGACTGCGCCGCACCCGGCATCTACGAAGTCGAGTGGGGAACCACGCTGCGCTCGGTGCTCGACATGATCGGCGCTCACGATGCGCGCGCGGTGCAGATCAGCGGTCCGTCGGGGGAGATGCTGTCCGTCGCCGCGGACGCCGATCGCGTGCTCGGTTACGACGACCTGTCCTGCAACGGCTCGTTCATGGTGTTCGACGGTGGCCGCGATCTGCTTGACGTGGTGGGCGACTTCATGCAGTTCTTCGTCGACGAGTCGTGCGGCATCTGTGTCCCGTGCCGGGCCGGCAATGTGCTGCTGCGACAGAAGGTCGCGCTGGTCGCAGACGGGCAGGCGACGTCGTCGGACCTCGACGAGATGGTGGCCTGGGGCGGGGTGGTGGCGCACACCAGCCGCTGCGGACTGGGCGCGACGTCGCCCAATCCGATCCTGACGACGTTGACCAAGTTCCCCGAGATCTATCCGGTGCGGCCCCGCGCGACGGTCGCGGACCTGTTGCCCTCCTTCGACCCGGAGGCCGAACTGACCGATCACGCTGCCGCCGTCGCGCAACTCGCCCCCCAGGAGTCCCTGTGA
- a CDS encoding 2Fe-2S iron-sulfur cluster-binding protein — translation MSIQIEIDGVTVTADEGATLVDAAAAAGVYIPTLCYLPEHPALGTCRVCSVKVDGRVMAACTVIVSDGMRIEVAEPETTAARKALVEMLFSEGTHNCPSCEKSGRCTLQAVGYEVDMVVSPFPYQFPRRVNDHAAQSIWLERDRCIFCQRCVEFIRDRDTGKKIFSISGRGTHARIEIDAELADKMPPEQIQQAVDICPVGTILHKGVGYDQPIGRRRYDVESVKDRALDAARGGDR, via the coding sequence GTGAGCATTCAGATCGAGATCGACGGCGTCACGGTGACGGCCGACGAGGGCGCGACGCTCGTCGACGCCGCGGCCGCGGCCGGGGTGTACATCCCCACCCTGTGCTACCTACCCGAGCACCCCGCCCTGGGGACGTGTCGGGTGTGTTCGGTCAAGGTCGACGGACGGGTGATGGCGGCCTGCACGGTGATCGTCAGCGACGGGATGCGAATCGAGGTCGCCGAACCCGAGACCACCGCCGCGCGAAAGGCGCTGGTGGAGATGTTGTTCTCCGAAGGTACGCACAACTGCCCCAGCTGCGAGAAGTCCGGCCGGTGCACGCTGCAGGCCGTCGGCTACGAAGTGGACATGGTGGTCTCCCCGTTCCCCTACCAGTTCCCCCGTCGGGTCAATGACCATGCCGCGCAGTCGATCTGGCTGGAGCGGGACCGGTGCATCTTCTGTCAACGCTGCGTGGAGTTCATCCGCGACCGCGACACCGGCAAGAAGATCTTCTCCATCAGCGGCCGCGGCACCCACGCCCGCATCGAGATCGACGCCGAGCTGGCCGACAAGATGCCGCCCGAGCAGATCCAGCAGGCCGTCGACATCTGCCCGGTGGGCACGATCCTGCACAAGGGCGTGGGCTACGACCAGCCGATCGGTCGGCGGCGTTACGACGTCGAATCGGTCAAAGACCGGGCCCTCGACGCCGCGCGAGGGGGCGACCGGTGA
- a CDS encoding LutC/YkgG family protein produces the protein MSNGDAKTAILQRIRAALAETGAAPLTVDRGYDRRPLREPGDVDRFTETVDEYRARVHRIDEPDIAATIAGLLAPGGHVVAPADLPRWWVDGLEVAFDDPADPLPIERLDEVDAVVTGCALGIAATGTIVLDGGTAQGRRALTLVPDHHICIVRADQVVDTVPQGFAALDPRRPLTFISGPSATSDIELNRVEGVHGPRTLDVLVIG, from the coding sequence ATGAGCAACGGTGACGCGAAAACGGCGATCCTGCAGCGTATTCGTGCTGCGCTGGCCGAAACCGGCGCGGCACCGCTCACCGTAGATCGCGGTTATGACCGTCGACCCCTGCGCGAGCCCGGCGACGTCGACCGGTTCACCGAGACCGTCGACGAGTACCGCGCCCGGGTGCACCGGATCGACGAACCCGACATCGCTGCCACCATCGCCGGCCTGCTCGCGCCCGGCGGACACGTCGTGGCGCCGGCCGACCTGCCCCGGTGGTGGGTCGACGGACTCGAGGTGGCGTTCGACGACCCCGCCGACCCGCTACCAATCGAACGTCTCGACGAAGTGGACGCCGTCGTGACCGGCTGCGCGCTCGGCATCGCCGCCACCGGAACCATCGTCCTCGACGGCGGAACCGCCCAGGGGAGACGGGCGCTGACGCTGGTTCCCGACCACCACATCTGCATCGTCCGTGCCGATCAGGTGGTCGACACCGTGCCGCAGGGCTTCGCCGCGCTCGATCCACGCCGTCCGCTGACGTTCATCTCCGGCCCCAGCGCCACCAGCGACATCGAGCTGAACCGCGTCGAGGGCGTGCACGGGCCGCGCACCCTCGACGTCCTCGTCATCGGGTGA
- a CDS encoding PepSY-associated TM helix domain-containing protein, which translates to MTTTLTSTRRADAAVLRRIWRLHFWIGLFAAPVLIVLALSGLVILYSQPLDSWLSRDLVTVAPGPDTVPLDAQVTAALQHVPDSYEVDAVTPPSGPDRSTRVDVVDPTAPTYPDGEANLTQVFVDPYTGRYLGQRDQLSGLIGFANQVHRMFGNDGPQVQLPSLGHLIAPSSYPEATIPVGIANLWMEVTAVWILVLLASGIYLWWPRAIESAKPLLKVRWGKGGRIRWRDLHALTGVVLAVVLIGYILSGLTWSRYWGENWRAFSAQVAPSTEVEAASTPAQLGDYDRLGRRVAWAAVDEPIPASQPAGPSAAPLSYADIDQIAESEGMVPGYAIIAPADSVVDGEIVYGSYAVVNAWPQKLSEQRTLYLDQFTGQTITNATAAQDGALSRLTSFGIAMHMGNQFGILTRILATVACLGVLLSVATGFLMWWTRRPAGKSGLPARASEATRAATPRKAVVTVTVAAVVLGVLYPAFGLSLLLVLAVEAVLTRRRRRIDDDAAEVPVGAETR; encoded by the coding sequence GTGACGACGACGCTGACCTCCACCCGCCGAGCCGATGCCGCAGTGCTGCGACGGATCTGGCGACTGCACTTCTGGATCGGGCTGTTCGCCGCGCCCGTGCTGATCGTGCTGGCGCTGTCGGGTCTGGTGATCCTCTACAGCCAGCCGCTGGACAGCTGGCTGTCCCGAGACCTCGTCACGGTGGCGCCGGGGCCCGACACCGTGCCTCTCGACGCGCAGGTGACCGCGGCCCTGCAGCACGTCCCGGACAGCTACGAGGTCGACGCCGTCACACCGCCCAGCGGCCCGGATCGTTCCACCCGCGTCGACGTCGTGGACCCGACCGCACCCACCTACCCCGACGGCGAGGCGAACCTCACCCAGGTCTTCGTCGACCCCTACACCGGGCGGTACCTGGGCCAACGCGACCAACTTTCGGGGCTTATCGGGTTCGCCAACCAGGTGCACCGAATGTTCGGCAACGACGGCCCGCAGGTGCAGCTGCCGTCGCTGGGCCACCTGATCGCGCCGTCGTCGTATCCCGAGGCGACGATCCCGGTGGGCATCGCCAACCTGTGGATGGAGGTCACCGCGGTCTGGATCCTGGTTTTGCTGGCCAGCGGTATCTATCTGTGGTGGCCGCGCGCCATCGAGAGCGCCAAGCCTCTGCTGAAGGTCCGCTGGGGCAAGGGCGGCCGCATCCGCTGGCGGGACCTGCACGCGCTGACCGGGGTGGTACTGGCGGTCGTGCTGATCGGCTACATCCTGTCGGGGTTGACCTGGTCGCGGTACTGGGGTGAGAACTGGCGGGCGTTCTCCGCGCAGGTCGCGCCGTCGACCGAGGTCGAGGCTGCCTCCACGCCGGCGCAACTGGGTGACTACGACCGGCTCGGCCGGCGCGTGGCCTGGGCGGCCGTCGACGAACCCATCCCGGCGTCGCAGCCGGCCGGCCCGAGCGCCGCACCTCTGAGCTACGCCGACATCGACCAGATCGCCGAGAGCGAGGGCATGGTGCCCGGTTACGCGATCATCGCGCCTGCGGACTCCGTCGTCGACGGCGAGATCGTGTACGGCAGCTACGCGGTGGTCAATGCCTGGCCGCAGAAGCTCTCCGAGCAGCGCACGCTGTACCTCGACCAGTTCACCGGCCAAACCATCACCAACGCCACCGCCGCGCAGGACGGTGCGCTGTCGCGGCTGACCAGCTTCGGCATCGCGATGCACATGGGCAACCAGTTCGGCATCCTGACCCGAATCCTGGCCACGGTCGCCTGCCTGGGTGTATTGCTCAGTGTGGCAACAGGTTTCCTGATGTGGTGGACGCGCCGCCCGGCCGGCAAGTCCGGGCTGCCGGCCCGGGCCAGCGAGGCCACCCGCGCGGCCACACCCCGCAAGGCGGTCGTCACGGTGACAGTGGCCGCGGTGGTGCTCGGGGTGCTGTATCCGGCGTTCGGGCTATCGCTGCTGCTGGTGCTCGCGGTCGAGGCCGTGCTGACGCGCCGGCGGCGGCGCATCGATGACGACGCCGCGGAGGTCCCGGTGGGTGCCGAAACCCGTTGA
- a CDS encoding (Fe-S)-binding protein, with amino-acid sequence MRIALFVTCLADALFPRAAIATVELLERLGHDVVFPPGQTCCGQMHVNTGYLAEATALVRRHVEEFENAGCDAVVAPSGSCVGSVRHQHEMVARRAGHNELAGRAAALAARTWELSEFLVDVLGVDDVGAYYPHRVTYHPTCHSLRLLRVGDKPLRLLRNVRGLTLVELPDAESCCGFGGTFALKNADTSTAMLADKMAHVMATGAEVCSAGDSSCLMHIGGGLSRIRSGVRTVHLAEILAATETAQVGPR; translated from the coding sequence ATGCGCATCGCCCTGTTCGTCACCTGTCTGGCCGACGCGCTGTTCCCGCGGGCCGCCATCGCCACGGTCGAACTGCTCGAACGCCTCGGCCACGACGTGGTGTTCCCGCCCGGCCAGACGTGCTGCGGGCAGATGCACGTCAACACCGGCTACCTCGCCGAGGCCACCGCACTGGTGCGCCGCCATGTCGAGGAGTTCGAGAACGCCGGGTGTGACGCCGTGGTCGCCCCGTCGGGGTCCTGCGTCGGCTCGGTGCGCCACCAGCACGAGATGGTCGCCCGCCGCGCGGGTCACAACGAGCTGGCCGGGCGCGCCGCCGCCCTGGCGGCACGGACGTGGGAACTCTCGGAGTTCCTCGTCGACGTCCTCGGTGTCGACGACGTCGGCGCCTACTATCCGCACCGGGTGACCTACCACCCGACCTGCCATTCGCTGCGGCTGCTGAGGGTCGGCGACAAACCGCTGCGCCTGCTGCGCAACGTCCGCGGCCTCACCCTGGTCGAGCTGCCCGACGCCGAGTCGTGCTGTGGATTCGGCGGCACGTTCGCGCTCAAGAACGCCGACACGTCCACCGCGATGCTGGCGGACAAGATGGCGCACGTCATGGCGACCGGCGCCGAAGTGTGCAGTGCCGGCGATTCGTCGTGCCTGATGCACATCGGGGGCGGCCTCTCGCGAATCCGGTCGGGGGTGCGGACCGTGCATCTGGCCGAGATCCTGGCCGCGACCGAGACCGCGCAGGTGGGTCCGCGATGA
- a CDS encoding sigma-70 family RNA polymerase sigma factor codes for MATAGDEDQVTQLAKSAGRGDRVALTQFIEATRRDVWRTVAYLADPASADDLTQETYLRAIKSLPRFSGRSTAKTWLLSIARRVVVDQIRYNTSRPRPAYVVDLDDVTGGGGRIENMVEIRILLDGLDPERREALVLTQVLGMTYAEAAEVCGCPVGTIRSRVARARDDLLRAAAEDDRAG; via the coding sequence GTGGCGACCGCCGGCGACGAAGACCAAGTTACTCAGCTCGCCAAATCGGCCGGTCGGGGCGACCGGGTGGCGCTCACCCAGTTCATCGAGGCCACCCGCCGCGACGTGTGGCGCACGGTCGCCTATCTGGCCGATCCGGCCAGCGCAGACGACCTCACCCAGGAGACGTACCTGCGCGCGATCAAGTCGCTGCCGCGGTTCAGCGGCCGCTCGACCGCCAAGACCTGGCTGTTGTCCATCGCCCGACGCGTCGTCGTCGACCAGATCCGCTACAACACGTCACGCCCGCGCCCGGCCTACGTCGTCGACCTCGACGACGTCACCGGTGGTGGCGGACGCATCGAGAACATGGTCGAGATCCGAATCCTCCTCGACGGGCTGGACCCCGAGCGGCGGGAGGCGCTGGTGCTGACCCAGGTGCTGGGGATGACCTATGCCGAGGCCGCCGAGGTCTGCGGCTGCCCGGTCGGCACCATCCGGTCCCGGGTCGCCCGGGCCCGCGACGACCTGCTGCGTGCGGCCGCCGAGGACGACCGCGCCGGGTAG
- a CDS encoding NADH-quinone oxidoreductase subunit B family protein, protein MTASGPNEVASHELPATALDPEIAAARAGKIKVSMISLCGCWGCSLSLLDIDERMIDLLDKITILRSSFTDIKRIPQRCAIGFIEGGVANDENIETLRHFRENCDVLISVGACAIWGGVPSLRNPVGLTDCLAEAYPRSPTAPHDATPVVPYHRRLPVLTNNVHPCHEVVHMDYFIPGCPPSADAILTVLEDLVHGRPVDLPTSLNHFE, encoded by the coding sequence GTGACCGCGTCCGGACCGAACGAGGTGGCGTCCCATGAACTTCCGGCGACGGCACTGGATCCCGAGATCGCCGCTGCCAGGGCCGGAAAGATCAAGGTGTCGATGATCAGCCTCTGCGGCTGTTGGGGATGCAGCCTGTCGCTGCTCGACATCGACGAGCGGATGATCGATCTGCTGGACAAGATCACCATTCTGCGTTCGTCGTTCACCGACATCAAGCGCATCCCGCAGCGGTGCGCCATCGGCTTCATCGAGGGTGGGGTCGCCAACGACGAGAACATCGAGACGCTGCGGCACTTCCGGGAAAACTGTGATGTGCTGATCTCGGTGGGCGCCTGCGCCATCTGGGGCGGCGTGCCGTCGCTGCGCAACCCGGTCGGCCTCACCGACTGTCTGGCCGAGGCGTACCCGCGGTCGCCGACCGCGCCCCACGACGCGACGCCGGTGGTGCCCTACCACCGCCGGCTACCCGTGCTGACCAACAACGTCCATCCCTGTCACGAGGTCGTGCACATGGACTACTTCATCCCGGGCTGCCCGCCGAGCGCCGACGCCATCCTCACCGTGCTCGAGGACCTGGTGCACGGCCGCCCCGTCGACCTGCCCACTTCGCTCAACCACTTCGAGTGA